A region of Periophthalmus magnuspinnatus isolate fPerMag1 chromosome 13, fPerMag1.2.pri, whole genome shotgun sequence DNA encodes the following proteins:
- the grk7b gene encoding rhodopsin kinase grk7-b, with translation MGDAGVLENLVANTAYLKAQQMDRSELRRRRLSLSLPKPKSLRSQDAVVKQYESLCEQQPIGKRLFHQFLTSDPKYMAAARFLEELKDWHYAEGVSRNFTQKKIINMFSQAGSRSFLSFLTGNGAEALENLSEDNFEEVIGTIKEATTEFLKGKPFLEYLESPFYYKFLQWKEYEKQNISDKYFYEFRILGKGGFGEVCAVQVKHTGQMYACKKLHKRCLKKKGGEQLVLLEKHILEKVNSPFIVNLAYAYENKTHLCLVIDLMNGGDLKFHIYDLGSRGLRMDRIVYYSAQITCGLLHLHSMDITYRDMKPENVLLDSKGQCCLSDLGLAVELPNGKTVCQKAGTIGYMAPEILKQEYYRTSVDWWALGCSIYEMVAARLPFKDFREKVQTSELTRRTLEDNVKFEHKNFNEPTKDIITRFLKKKTDYRLGCNRTGDDPRKHAFFKNINFHRLEVGLVEPPWVPKSNVVYVKDMSDFKDISEEEDVNLDAKDEKFFKEFSTGAVPIRWQKEMIDTGVFDDLNCFQINGHGYETAKSRTCVIM, from the exons ATGGGTGACGCGGGGGTACTGGAGAACCTGGTGGCTAACACAGCATACCTGAAGGCCCAGCAGATGGACCGTTCTGAGCTGAGAAGACGCAGGCTGAGCCTTTCACTGCCCAAACCCAAGAGTCTGAGGTCCCAGGATGCAGTGGTGAAGCAGTACGAGTCACTGTGTGAGCAACAACCCATAGGTAAAAGGCTGTTCCACCAGTTTCTCACTTCTGATCCAAAATACATGGCTGCTGCAAGGTTCTTAGAAGAGTTAAAAGACTGGCACTACGCTGAAGGTGTAAGCAGGAATTTTACCCAGAAGAAAATCATTAACATGTTTAGTCAGGCTGGCTCAAGgagttttttgtcatttctaaCTGGAAATGGAGCTGAAGCTCTAGAGAATCTTTCAGAAGACAACTTTGAAGAGGTTATCGGCACAATCAAAGAAGCCACAACGGAGTTCTTGAAGGGAAAGCCTTTTTTGGAATATCTAGAAAGCCCATTCTACTACAAGTTTCTGCAATGGAAAGAGTATGAGAAACAAAATATCAGCGACAAATATTTTTATGAGTTCAGAATACTGGGGAAAGGTGGTTTTGGTGAG GTATGTGCAGTGCAGGTGAAACATACTGGCCAGATGTATGCCTGCAAGAAGCTTCACAAAAGATGCCTCAAAAAGAAAGGTGGTGAACAACTAGTCCTTCTGGAGAAGCACATCTTAGAGAAGGTCAACAGTCCATTCATTGTAAATCTTGCTTATGCGTATGAGAACAAGACCCACCTGTGTCTGGTCATAGACCTGATGAACGGAGGAGACCTCAAGTTTCACATTTATGATCTTGGGTCGAGGGGTCTTCGAATGGATCGTATTGTTTACTACTCAGCTCAGATCACATGTGGGCTCCTGCATCTTCACTCTATGGACATCACCTACCGCGATATGAAGCCAGAGAACGTGCTCCTAGACAGTAAAGGACAGTGTTGCCTGTCAGACCTTGGGCTGGCAGTGGAGCTTCCCAACGGCAAAACTGTCTGCCAAAAG GCTGGGACCATAGGCTACATGGCTCCAGAGATTCTAAAGCAGGAGTACTACCGCACATCAGTGGACTGGTGGGCTCTGGGCTGCAGCATCTACGAGATGGTGGCTGCACGACTGCCTTTCAAAGATTTCAGAGAGAAGGTGCAGACCTCTGAGCTGACACGACGCACACTGGAGGACAATGTCAAGTTTGAACACAAAAACTTTAATGAGCCCACCAAAGACATTATAACCCGCTTTCTCAAGAAGAAGACAGACTATCGCCTTGGTTGCAACAG AACAGGAGATGATCCCCGCAAGCATGCTTTCTTCAAGAATATCAATTTTCACCGTCTGGAGGTAGGGTTGGTGGAGCCCCCCTGGGTGCCAAAGTCTAATGTAGTATATGTGAAGGATATGAGTGATTTCAAAGACATCTCAGAGGAAGAGGACGTGAATCTTGATGCTAAGGATGAGAAATTTTTCAAGGAGTTCAGCACAGGTGCAGTGCCAATACGGTGGCAGAAGGAGATGATCGACACTGGAGTGTTTGATGATTTGAACTGCTTCcaaataaatggacatggctacgAAACGGCAAAATCCAGGACATGTGTCATTATGTAG
- the rnf7 gene encoding RING-box protein 2: protein MDDSDEPGLVLSHNTSSGSKSGGDKMFSLKKWNAVAMWSWDVECDTCAICRVQVMDACLRCQAENKQEDCVVVWGECNHSFHNCCMSLWVKQNNRCPLCQQDWVVQRIGK from the exons ATGGATGACAGTGACGAGCCGGGGCTAGTCCTCTCACACAACACCTCTTCAGGCTCAAAGTCAGGTGGagacaaaatgttttcactAAAGAAGTGGAATGCTGTAGCCATGTGGAGCTGGGACGTTGAATGTGACACTTGTGCCATTTGTCGAGTTCAAGTAATGG ACGCTTGCCTCCGATGCCAGGCTGAAAATAAACAAGAGGACTGTGTTG tggtaTGGGGAGAATGCAACCACTCTTTTCACAACTGCTGCATGTCTCTTTGGGTGAAGCAGAACAATCGCTGCCCTCTCTGCCAGCAAGACTGGGTTGTTCAGAGAATTGGAAAATAA